The genomic window TATTGCTCATAGGCAGCATTCATCAGTTGGTAGAGGGCACATACTGTAAGCTGATGAGCATGCCGAGTCTTGGTGACATGAGCAGCTGACAAGAAGGAGTCTGCAGTACCAACTGTAGTCACACCAGCCTGTACATTAACAAGGACGTCTGTCCAGCCACTGTCACGCAGGAGACTTCCAAGGGCCTTCAAAAAAGCCATCTCGGTGTGAAGTCCTCCCAAAACGATGGTCATTCTGCTTTCTCCATACAAATCAGGATGCCTCCACTGAATTTGTTTGGCAAGGGCAAAGAGAGGCCCTctgcaactgtgtgtgtgcatctgctaACAACCCCCAACACTAGGTAAATCAAGCTACATTGCTCTAAACTTCTTGTGTTCCTTCAGTTACGTTCCAGCATGTGCGTTTGCATGTATTCCCGTGGTTGTCATTTTGAAATTATGCTTTAAATAAccaacaaatattcatattttaagtggctctgtatcagaacTTAATAAGTTCAGAAAACTGTGCATCTCTGCCAATTTTAAGGGTTGTTGCACTACATGAACGCAAATCTACaattttagactttttttttgtggcagccattttgaacattgcattaaaataatcttttaaacaaatttattttggtGGCCCTGTATCAGACCTTGACAAGTACATAAAACTGTACCTCCCTGCCAAATTTGGTGCTTGTAGCATCAACTGAacataaattaataattttgcTAAATTAcatgtggcggccattttgaaattgTATTAAAAAACACCTTTAAACTAATTTTTCACGATGGCCCTGTATCAGAGTTTGATAAATACATAAAACTGCCTGTCTCTGCCAATTTTGGTGTTTGTTACATGAAGTGCACAATTCGAACACATATAAGGGCCGCTATTTCAGCTGTGGAAGAACTAGGAAGcgattacgtccctttgttaaaaaaaacatgacGTAATGTTCCATTTGACGCGGTTGTGACGACAACTTTATTCATCTGTCAAAAAACACCGAAAGTTTGTTGTCCCAAACCAAAGGGGAAAGCCGAGACTAATAATGGCGGCAACCATGCGTTAAGTCCCAAACCCTACTGCAAGCCGTGAACACTCTTACCTCCCATTATCACTGTGGTCCTCCTGTAGATGGTGATGTTGGTGACGGTGTAGTTACGGCCCAGGTCCACCTGCCACCAGTCGTTGATATCAGCAAAACCATCACCAGTATGGACACAGTTGGGGTTGCTTTTATTCAACGGCCTGAACTCAGTGCCGGTTTTCCCGTTAACTGCCATACAGCCTGGGCCTGACAACCCATCACCACCGTTGTATGTGCTGCTCATGTTGGCTGCTTTTCCATACGCTACATCCACTTTtcacgaaaagaagaagacgactgTCTTATTAAAATTGAAATTGAACCGTAGACAtgtgagacaatgacaaaaggtgacgttttcatgtcagtatgtcccaaatgacatcaccagtacatttttcattctatctaatctgttttcgttctattttttctaataacatgcgttaacaattgattgccaactggaatggaagagcacaaaaagtgtaacttgatatgtagtttctctagagggaaaaacatcttccactttcatgtcagtgtgtcccatgcaacatacatttgccaaacagctatgtgtaagtagattatttgttagtggtatagaaaatactgatcaccaattaaagtcagttttcacattcattttctacctatttcttatttgtttattcttttggcaatggtggaatgtcagcaatcgtgtgtcattcgggacagtagacatgacacctgaccttttgtcactgtctcatgtTCTTATTGGAAAGACACTTGTTATACTATTTCGAGACTCATCTTGACTCAAAGACTCTTTTTGTATGTACTATTCATTTCCAACAAAGAAAAACTTAATTAAATACGCAGTTGTTTCACACGTTGAACATTACTTATCGGCGGATTAAGACAATTAGATGAGTTTAGCTAGCTAAAACTTAGAACAAACACATAAATGttgttaaataaaacaaatattcGTAATTTGTCAAACAAAGGGAATTATACTGTCACCAAATGCAACGCTTGACAGTAGGTGTAGTCCAGGACGTCGCTCTCAAATAAAGGTCAAGATGGTTAACCCTTGATTTTTACACAGTGGTAAATGATCCCCAAATCGATGTTAAAACAATTGCACCATACCCCTGACAAATATTGTTGGCGATTTTTGACCAGTGAATGTATAGCTGTTGATTGACATATGTTACACACTCTGTGACCTTGCTGTTATTCTATCTATTTCTGTTCTATCTATttctgttgttggtgttggtgttggtgtgggtgtggttgttgttattgttgtttttgttttcttcttctccttcttcttcttcctcttcttcaggGAGCATAGCGTACATGTGAGGACTATCTCCAGAAGCTTTATGTGCTGTTCTGTTCTTAACGTCCCATAATGTCTTATGGGGTTAACTGAAAGGTACACGGGGCACGTCCggggcgtatgtgtgtgtttgtgtgtgtgtgtgtgtgtgtgtatgtgtgtgtgtgtgtgtgtgtgcgtgtgtgtgtgtgtgtgtgtgtgtgtgtgtgtgtgtgtgtgtgtgtgtgtccagtgtAACAAAAGTATTCCAGAGACAGGTTActcaacaaaaatgtcaatttgTGCAGCAATTCTTCATGCTAAACAGTCACCCATGCAATAGTGAATAGATTGCATAAACTGACAAGGTTTCGCTGAGCTTCGATTGATTATAAAAGGCCAGAAGCATATTATAATTAGAAGTTGTTAACGCTCATACCTATGGTCTACGCTCGGTAATACACGCGCCCAATGGGTTTTTCCCAAATGCCGATGTTACTAATATAGAATGGGTAATTCTGGAAAGTCGTTCATTTGCAGTAATCGATAAATATGTAACCCAATTCGATCTTCAATACATAACGCATAACCGTTTGAATGAATTTAAAGGAATAACATAGAAGAATGGTCTGTTCagaaaattaagtagatgtgcaacgccaaggcactgcataccccagcgaaagacaaacctctctctctctctctccctgtctctctctgtctgtctgtctctctctctctctcaaacacacacacacacacacacacgaacacacacacacacacacacacacacacacacacacataccccaagttacacacgtacacacatacacactcactcacacgcactcactcactctctcacacacacttcatacacaaaacacaccccatacgcacatatagacagacaggcatatatacacacctttacaaacaaacacacatacacacacacatacacttacgcacacgcacaaacacacagccacccacccactctctctctctctctctctctctctctctctctctctctctctctctctctctctctctctctctctttctctctctctttctctcttatacagacacacacccacacaaacacacacacacacatgtacatacgcacatgtacatacgcacgcaagtacgcacgcacacacccacacatacacacacatacctaaagtgtggatggttacctaagaggcggcactgggtgtagtgcctttctagtgcacttgcactacaacagcactgggtgcagtactcgctccggcatcgaagaattttgcactaaaaaatgcacaaaatttgacctatttcgtcgcctatagaggacggaaagaatgtcattttgaacattgttatgacattctttccgtcaaaaaagtcaatttaacggtgttaaatgaagcgaccatccacacaattaggttgccatccagagtttaggttgccatccacgtgtggatgattgccttatggtgatttaggcaaccaaacctgtggaaacgtgggtacacacacacacacacacacacacacactcacacattgactcacacaaatctcatacacacaaaacacagactcatacgcacatacacggttggcctagtggtaaggcgtccgccccgtgatagggaggtcgtgggttagaacccaggccgggtcatacctaagactttaaaattggcaatctagtggctgctccgcctggcgtctggcattatggggttagtgcatgctaggactggttggtccggtgtcagaataatgtgactgggtgagacatcaagcctgtgctgcgacttctgccttgtgtgtggcgcacgttatatctcaaagcagcaccgccctgataattatggcccttcgtggtcggcttggcgttaagtaaacaaacaaacaaatacgcacatagacagacggacacacacacctttacaaacacatatacacactcatacactgggctgggtggccgagtggtaacgcacttgcgctcggaatcgagaggttgcgtgttcgaccctgggtcaggccgctattttctcccccctttcctaacctagatggtgggttcaagtgctagtcttttggatgagacgaaaaaccgaggtcccttcgtgtacactatattggggtgtgcacgttaaagatcccacgattgacaaaagggtctttcctcgcaaaattgtataggcatagataaaaatgtccatcaaatacccgtgtgacttggaataaaggccgcgaaaggtgaatgctcgcctaacaggcttgaggtttgctggtcgatgtgaatgcgttatatattgtgtgtaaaaaatgtttgtttgtctgtctgtctgtaaaaaaattccatttcacacggcagaaattaatatgtaaagcgcggagagcacagttaattgtggttcgcgctatataagctcaccataataataataacaagaaattcctccgaggtaggaaaaacacccccgtccttaccattctcactgccaccaactgagaaggcactgctaacaagtgtggttaaaataagttgattgagtggacaaagagacaggcggagaaaaagacaaatcaatataactctttctgtaacacctactgaccgcatacagaaaacaaaagatcccgaaaaaaaaagaaaaaaatcggtttgcgctcatcgaccagattttgtccggggtgtttctgccgcttcgccgggtagcaagtagagccgaatacccggcttgagtggcgcactgtacgccggcttcgaaccatggacccgtcaagcttaggtcccttccagactcatggaatgggaacagcacgaacatgattcaggggccataatgccattcctgatcatatcatgtcgagtcccatacttgtcgataaaaatgataaaatcgtttatttaacgtcactctgtaaaaacattggcgacatttgtcttagattaagaacacacacaggcacgcacacaaactttccctttatgtacagtggttcaccaccctcccg from Littorina saxatilis isolate snail1 linkage group LG4, US_GU_Lsax_2.0, whole genome shotgun sequence includes these protein-coding regions:
- the LOC138963651 gene encoding uncharacterized protein, whose product is MELCRTALAFVICLFVPAQGQPCSCTGGCDSSNIVFPGSDGRIVDVAYGKAANMSSTYNGGDGLSGPGCMAVNGKTGTEFRPLNKSNPNCVHTGDGFADINDWWQVDLGRNYTVTNITIYRRTTVIMGGKSVHGLQ